The Erwinia tasmaniensis Et1/99 sequence GCATCCGGGCGGTCTGATCAGCGAATACATTGAAGATAACAATATCGGCCTGCGCGTTCTGGCGAAAGAGCTGGGCGTGTCCCCCTCAGCGCTGAGTAAGGTTGCCAGCGGAAAGGCGTCCGTTACTCCTGAAATGGCGGTGCGGCTGGAAGCGGGGCTGGGTATTGCGGCGCGCCTCTGGTTATCCATGCAGGCCGCCTGCGACCTGCACAAAGCACGTGAAACCACGGACGTTTCTGGCGTACACCTGCACGCGGGTGTGCTGGCGGCTTCCGTTCAGGACCGGCCTTGCAAGTAAATGCCGCGACAGTGGCCCACACACCGCGCCTTCTGGC is a genomic window containing:
- a CDS encoding HigA family addiction module antitoxin — protein: MAMFNPPHPGGLISEYIEDNNIGLRVLAKELGVSPSALSKVASGKASVTPEMAVRLEAGLGIAARLWLSMQAACDLHKARETTDVSGVHLHAGVLAASVQDRPCK